A single genomic interval of Lathyrus oleraceus cultivar Zhongwan6 chromosome 7, CAAS_Psat_ZW6_1.0, whole genome shotgun sequence harbors:
- the LOC127104776 gene encoding zinc finger BED domain-containing protein DAYSLEEPER, translating to MAMPTANPSQTIDLDKHEDGNVQKKKKRKVGEVGDSNANDSNDRDSGKQKPCRPKSWVWDHFTRDTSGTRAKCNWCTKSYAADSHKNGTTNLNNHLLHQCKKIPKSVLDPTQTTLSLQEGGKATSNNTLVGIHFDVELCRQALARMVIVDELPFSFVENEGFRYFMSVTQPRLPLPGRISIARDCLSLYMSEKHKFRDLFTKTNQSVCLTTDTWTSVQNINYMVLTAHFIDQDWKLRKRILNFCPITSHKGEIIGKRLKSVWRVG from the coding sequence ATGGCGATGCCTACAGCAAATCCATCTCAAACTATTGATTTGGACAAACATGAAGATGGTAATgttcaaaagaaaaagaaaaggaaagtTGGAGAAGTTGGTGATTCTAATGCTAATGATTCTAATGATAGAGATTCAGGTAAACAAAAACCTTGTAGGCCTAAATCTTGGGTTTGGGATCATTTTACAAGAGACACTTCGGGTACTCGTGCTAAGTGTAATTGGTGTACGAAGTCGTATGCTGCTGATTCACACAAAAATGGAACCACCAATTTAAATAACCATTTGTTGCATCAATGTAAAAAAATTCCCAAGAGTGTTCTTGATCCTACTCAAACCACTCTTAGCCTTCAAGAAGGCGGTAAAGCAACTAGTAATAATACACTTGTTGGTATCCATTTTGATGTTGAATTATGTAGACAAGCCTTAGCTAGAATGGTAATTGTGGATGAGTTGCCTTTTTCGTTTGTTGAAAATGAAGGATTTCGTTATTTTATGAGTGTTACACAACCTAGGCTCCCACTTCCGGGAAGGATTTCAATTGCTAGGGATTGTTTGAGTCTTTACATGAGTGAAAAACATAAGTTTAGAGACTTGTTTACTAAAACAAATCAAAGTGTCTGTCTAACAACTGATACTTGGACTTCCGTGCAAAATATTAATTATATGGTTCTTACTGCGCATTTCATTGATCAAGACTGGAAGTTGCGTAAAAGAATTCTCAATTTTTGTCCAATAACATCTCATAAGGGAGAGATAATTGGGAAAAGATTGAAAAGTGTTTGGAGGGTTGGATGA